A stretch of Vigna angularis cultivar LongXiaoDou No.4 chromosome 4, ASM1680809v1, whole genome shotgun sequence DNA encodes these proteins:
- the LOC108330397 gene encoding uncharacterized protein LOC108330397, translating into MEQNATLMQQNQNALQSLEAARANSETTQRQLMEILAATRGTSGASSSNAAQPAAEWSLESFLQHRPAKFSGKCLPDEADQWLRDMERIYNAKRCSDDNRLAFTKYLLTGEASHWWTSMKAILTDAKSPITWAVFRNKFYEEYFPDSVRYAKEVEFLQLVQGAKTVSEYTNTFKHLLRFNTMATSEVWQCRKFENGLRSDLKVLISSLCIRSFPAMVERTKVLEKNMAEAEQQKNQQATRGPILSRTNLNRNRTPYARPVQSSGSQALVVAGQSGQQGAIKCFQCGGPHFRSVCPQLVGGKYCTRCRRNGHLEKECNMGGRAIMRPPNA; encoded by the coding sequence ATGGAGCAGAATGCTACACTGATGCAGCAAAACCAGAATGCTTTGCAGAGTTTGGAGGCCGCTCGCGCCAACTCTGAAACGACTCAGCGGCAGTTAATGGAGATTCTTGCTGCTACCAGGGGCACTTCAGGAGCGTCATCTTCAAACGCTGCCCAACCTGCTGCTGagtggagcttggagagtttcctccaacaccGTCCTGCAAAATTCAGTGGAAAATGCCTTCCTGATGAGGCGGACCAGTGGCTGAGGGATATGGAGCGTATTTACAACGCTAAGAGGTGTTCGGATGACAACCGGTTAGCCTTTACAAAATACCTGCTGACTGGTGAAGCTAGCCACTGGTGGACGAGCATGAAAGCTATTTTGACGGACGCTAAGAGTCCCATCACTTGGGCGGTTTTCAGAAATAAGTTCTATGAGGAGTACTTCCCAGACAGCGTTCGTTACGCTAAGGAAGTTGAGTTCCTTCAACTGGTGCAAGGAGCGAAGACTGTGTCGGAGTATACCAACACGTTCAAACACCTGTTGAGATTCAATACCATGGCGACCAGTGAGGTATGGCAGTGCAGAAAGTTTGAAAACGGGCTGAGGAGTGATCTGAAGGTGTTAATCTCCAGCTTGTGTATTCGGTCTTTCCCTGCAATGGTCGAGAGGACCAAAGTATTGGAGAAAAATATGGCAGAGGCCGAACAACAGAAGAACCAACAAGCAACCAGAGGACCAATTCTATCAAGGACGAACCTGAATCGGAATAGGACACCGTACGCGCGTCCAGTTCAGTCTAGTGGTTCTCAAGCTTTGGTGGTTGCTGGACAGTCTGGACAGCAGGGGGCGATTAAATGTTTCCAGTGTGGAGGACCCCATTTCAGATCAGTCTGTCCTCAGTTGGTAGGAGGAAAGTATTGCACTCGATGTAGAAGAAACGGACATTTGGAGAAAGAGTGCAATATGGGAGGTCGAGCGATCATGAGGCCACCGAACGCTTGA